The Deinococcota bacterium genome segment TGGAAGGTCTCAGGCAACTGAAGACCTTCGAGGACGCCCAGCGCGAACGGGAGGTGGCCCGGTGAGCGAAGCGACCACTGAAGCGACTACCGAAGCGGCAAGGGAAGCAACGACAGGGGCCGCCACAGGGGCCGCCACGGTGAAGGTCACCCTGGTGCGGAGCCTGATCGGCGTCAAGAAGGACCAGCGCGCTACCGTGCGCGCGCTGGGGCTCAAGAAGACAGGAGACTCCCGCGACGTCAAGGACAC includes the following:
- the rpmD gene encoding 50S ribosomal protein L30, producing the protein MKVTLVRSLIGVKKDQRATVRALGLKKTGDSRDVKDTPDVRGMIHKVSYLLTVESSQGRS